One Glandiceps talaboti chromosome 20, keGlaTala1.1, whole genome shotgun sequence genomic region harbors:
- the LOC144451024 gene encoding uncharacterized protein LOC144451024, translating to MAEGTRRYGLCILVLVCFTSVVKGGIPKPVAYWPLNSQHHLKDISGNGNDGVPSNVRLEPNAEGTRKGAYVFNGDINSFIEFPNDGSYDTQYSITLLAYIYPTGPDGPIFIFGPLGVNLWQIHVPGQELFSHMWGRTGTDPRYLTANAVKQNEWNFIGSSYNYNTGIQKLWKDGKVVNSLDIGKFELKTNSGARMGAIWTDNRYFKGMITSMSVYDRELTEDEMRQIMEKGPLGQGGDKVTKPPTKPASGIPKAVANWPLNSQHHLKDISGNGNDGVPSNVRLEPNAEGTRKGAYVFNGDMNSFIEFPNDGSYDTQYSITLLAYIYPTGPDGPIFIFGPLGVNLWQIHVPGQELFSHMWGRTGTGPSYLTANAVKQNEWNFIGSSYNYNTGIQKLWKDGKVVNSLDIGKFELKTNSGARMGTIWTDNRYFKGMITCMSVYDRELTEDEVKQVMKKCAMGGDGVTTPTPLTTPAPTPAPECSVPDGLSNAATGAVATQSSTQGKAVADRAVDGDNNSDYKKKSCSKTNVESGPWWKVDLGSSRDVYKVTITNRQDCCGQKLVNAEVRVGDSKNIKDNAVCGVKVDRLQAKLETIDIICACGNPVKGRYVSVQLAKKKESLTLCEVAVFAAGKTTPVTDWTTLKYVTPTLEPATTTVEPCILPDGLVNIITSETSVEQSSTKRGRKATRAIDGNKDSNFRTGNSCSMTNKEYEPWFKLDLGKSRPIYQVVITNRFDCCMFRLKYAEIRVGDSPNPRDNPMCGGKPLKGRTVKKETVNVDCGCEEPLTGRYISIQLSERTNMLTLCEVEALSWPEAGCEIPNNVVNLASSATVSQSSTKRGLKAEKAIDGNKNSNIAGKSCTQTASEFEPWWLADLGKTMDIYKIIITNRMDCCSWRLENAEIRVGNNRVFRKNALCGSPLSRTTVDSETIEVTCDCPNALQGQYVSIHLAGGNTVLTLCEVEILGIR from the exons ATGGCAGAGGGTACGAGAAGATATGGACTGTGCATCCTGGTCTTGGTTTGTTTTACCTCCGTAGTCAAAG GAGGTATTCCAAAGCCAGTAGCATATTGGCCTTTGAACAGTCAGCACCACCTTAAAGATATATCTGGTAATGGCAACGATGGTGTACCAAGTAATGTTCGTTTGGAACCAAATGCTGAGGGCACTCGTAAAGGTGCCTATGTATTTAATGGGGATATAAACTCTTTCATTGAATTCCCGAATGATGGATCCTACGACACACAATATTCCATTACGCTACTGGCGTACATATATCCAACCGGGCCAGATGGCCCCATCTTCATATTTGGGCCACTAGGTGTAAATCTGTGGCAGATTCATGTCCCAGGACAAGAACTCTTTTCTCACATGTGGGGCCGAACCGGAACGGATCCTCGTTATCTTACCGCAAATGCTGTGAAGCAAAATGAATGGAATTTCATTGGTTCGTCCTACAACTATAATACAGGAATACAAAAGCTCTGGAAGGATGGTAAAGTGGTTAATAGCCTTGACATCGGCAAGTTTGAGTTGAAAACCAACTCTGGAGCACGTATGGGAGCAATTTGGACCGACAATAGATATTTCAAGGGCATGATCACAAGTATGTCTGTGTACGACAGAGAACTTACGGAAGACGAGATGCGTCAAATCATGGAGAAAGGTCCCTTAGGACAAG GTGGCGACAAAGTTACAAAACCTCCAACGAAACCAGCGTCAGGCATCCCAAAGGCAGTTGCAAATTGGCCTTTGAACAGTCAACACCACCTTAAAGATATATCTGGTAATGGCAACGATGGTGTACCAAGTAATGTTCGGTTGGAACCAAATGCTGAGGGCACTCGTAAAGGTGCCTATGTATTTAATGGGGATATGAACTCTTTCATTGAATTCCCGAATGATGGATCCTACGACACACAATATTCCATTACGCTACTGGCGTACATATATCCAACCGGGCCAGATGGCCCCATCTTCATATTTGGGCCACTAGGTGTAAATCTGTGGCAGATTCATGTCCCAGGACAAGAACTCTTTTCTCACATGTGGGGCCGAACCGGAACGGGTCCTAGTTATCTTACCGCAAATGCTGTGAAGCAAAATGAATGGAATTTCATTGGTTCGTCCTACAACTATAATACAGGAATACAAAAGCTCTGGAAGGATGGTAAAGTGGTTAATAGCCTTGACATCGGCAAGTTTGAGTTGAAAACCAACTCTGGAGCACGTATGGGAACAATTTGGACCGACAATAGATATTTCAAGGGCATGAtcacatgtatgtctgtgtatgacAGAGAACTGACTGAAGATGAGGTAAAACAAGTCATGAAGAAATGCGCAATGGGAGGAG ATGGAGTAACGACTCCGACACCTCTAACAACACCAGCGCCAACACCAGCACCAG AATGCTCTGTTCCTGATGGTCTTTCTAATGCTGCCACCGGAGCTGTTGCTACACAGAGCTCTACTCAGGGTAAAGCAGTAGCAGACAGAGCTGTTGACGGTGACAACAATAGTGACTATAAGAAGAAATCTTGCTCTAAAACTAATGTTGAATCTGGACCCTGGTGGAAGGTTGACCTCGGATCAAGTCGAGATGTTTACAAGGTTACCATCACAAATAGGCAAGATTGCTGTG GTCAAAAACTAGTGAATGCTGAAGTGCGAGTTGGTGACAGTAAAAATATTAAGGATAATGCAGTCTGCGGTGTTAAGGTGGATAGATTACAAGCAAAACTGGAGACTATCGACATCATCTGCGCATGTGGAAATCCGGTTAAGGGACGTTACGTCAGTGTACAATTAGCTAAAAAGAAAGAATCGCTTACTCTTTGTGAAGTGGCTGTATTTGCTGCTGGTAAAACCACACCTGTAACTGACTGGACTACATTGAAATATGTCACACCTACTCTTGAACCAGCGACCACTACTGTCGAAC CATGTATTTTACCTGATGGGTTGGTCAACATCATCACTTCTGAAACATCTGTTGAACAGAGTTCAACAAAGAGGGGTAGAAAAGCTACACGGGCAATTGATGGTAACAAAGACAGTAACTTTAGAACTGGTAACTCGTGCTCAATGACTAATAAGGAGTACGAACCCTGGTTTAAACTGGACCTTGGGAAATCACGCCCCATCTACCAAGTTGTGATAACCAACCGTTTTGATTGCTGCA TGTTCCGGCTGAAATATGCTGAAATCCGTGTGGGTGACAGTCCAAACCCTAGAGACAACCCGATGTGTGGTGGCAAACCACTGAAAGGAAGAACTGTTAAGAAGGAAACTGTTAATGTTGACTGCGGTTGCGAAGAGCCCCTAACTGGACGTTACATCAGTATACAACTCTCTGAAAGAACCAATATGCTTACCCTCTGTGAAGTCGAAGCTCTATCATGGCCAGAAGCAGGATGTGAAATCCCTAACAACGTGGTTAATCTGGCGAGCAGCGCCACGGTGTCTCAGAGCTCTACCAAGAGAGGTTTGAAGGCTGAGAAAGCTATTGATGGTAACAAGAACAGTAACATTGCTGGCAAGTCATGTACCCAGACTGCCTCTGAGTTTGAACCATGGTGGTTGGCTGATCTTGGCAAGACGATGGATATTTATAAGATTATCATCACCAACCGTATGGATTGTTGCT CATGGAGATTGGAAAATGCTGAAATTAGAGTCGGCAATAATCGCGTTTTCAGAAAGAACGCCCTCTGTGGAAGTCCTCTTTCGCGAACGACAGTTGACAGTGAAACAATTGAGGTCACCTGCGACTGTCCAAATGCCTTACAAGGTCAATATGTGTCCATCCACCTTGCTGGTGGCAACACTGTCTTGACCCTGTGTGAAGTGGAGATACTCGGCATACGTTAA